In Penaeus monodon isolate SGIC_2016 chromosome 43, NSTDA_Pmon_1, whole genome shotgun sequence, one DNA window encodes the following:
- the LOC119568037 gene encoding uncharacterized protein LOC119568037, whose protein sequence is MNSIKAVIVCCLVVAVSAGVDRSTGGRGSNRFLPGGLGGVQGGGLFGGGIHGGGIHGGGIHGGIHGGSGIIGTGISNGPSQCRYWCKTPEGQAYCCETVHEPETPVGTKPLDCPQVRPTCPRFHGPPNTCSNDYKCAGLDKCCFDRCLGEHVCKPPSFFNNHLPF, encoded by the exons ATGAAT AGCATCAAAGCCGTGATTGTGTGTTGCCTCGTGGTGGCCGTCTCTGCCGGTGTAGACCGAAGTACAGGTGGACGAGGATCCAACAGATTCCTTCCTGGAGGCTTGGGTGGCGTACAAGGAGGCGGTCTGTTCGGCGGCGGTATTCATGGTGGTGGAATTCATGGTGGCGGAATCCATGGTGGAATCCACGGTGGTAGTGGGATTATCGGAACTGGAATCTCCAATGGCCCAAGCCAATGCAGGTATTGGTGCAAGACTCCGGAGGGTCAGGCCTACTGTTGTGAGACGGTGCATGAACCAGAGACACCCGTTGGTACCAAGCCACTGGATTGCCCACAAGTCCGTCCCACATGTCCACGTTTCCACGGGCCCCCCAATACCTGTTCCAACGACTACAAGTGTGCTGGCCTCGATAAGTGTTGCTTCGACAGGTGTTTGGGAGAACACGTGTGCAAACCTCCCTCATTTTTCAATAACCATCTGCCATTTTAA
- the LOC119599520 gene encoding uncharacterized protein LOC119599520, translated as MNSIKAVIVCCLVVAVSAGVDRSRGGRGSNRFLPGGLGGVQGGDLFGGGIHGGGIHGGGIHGGIHGGSGIIGTGISNGPSQCRYWCKTPEGQAYCCETVHEPETPVGTKPLDCPQVRPTCPRFHGPPNTCSNDYKCAGLDKCCFDRCLGEHVCKPPSFFNNHLPF; from the exons ATGAAT AGCATCAAAGCCGTGATTGTGTGTTGCCTCGTGGTGGCCGTCTCTGCCGGTGTAGACCGAAGTAGAGGTGGACGAGGATCCAACAGATTCCTTCCTGGAGGCTTGGGTGGCGTACAAGGAGGCGATCTGTTCGGCGGCGGTATTCATGGTGGTGGAATTCATGGTGGCGGAATCCATGGTGGAATCCACGGTGGTAGTGGGATTATCGGAACTGGAATCTCCAATGGCCCAAGCCAGTGTAGGTATTGGTGCAAGACTCCGGAGGGTCAAGCCTACTGCTGCGAGACGGTGCATGAACCTGAGACACCCGTTGGTACCAAGCCACTAGATTGCCCACAAGTCCGTCCCACATGCCCACGTTTCCATGGGCCCCCCAATACCTGTTCCAACGACTACAAGTGTGCTGGCCTCGATAAGTGTTGCTTCGACAGGTGTTTGGGAGAACACGTGTGCAAACCTCCCTCATTTTTCAATAACCATCTGCCATTTTAA
- the LOC119568319 gene encoding uncharacterized protein LOC119568319 — protein sequence MVDSTVVVLLSELESPMGPKPMQYWCKTPEGQAYCCETVHNQRQPVGTKPLDCPQVRPTCPRFMAPNTCSNDYKCAGLDKCCFDRCLREHTLQVLYIGLV from the exons ATGGTGGATTCCACGGTGGTAGTGCTATTATCGGAACTGGAATCTCCAATGGGCCCCAAACCAATGCAATATTGGTGCAAGACTCCAGAAGGTCAGGCCTACTGCTGCGAGACGGTGCATAACCAGAGACAACCTGTTGGTACCAAGCCACTGGATTGCCCACAAGTCCGTCCCACATGCCCACGTTTCATGGCCCCCAATACCTGTTCCAACGACTACAAGTGTGCTGGCCTCGATAAGTGTTGCTTCGACAGGTGTTTGAGAGAACAC acttTGCAAGTATTATACATTGGTCTTGTCTGA